In one Musa acuminata AAA Group cultivar baxijiao chromosome BXJ2-5, Cavendish_Baxijiao_AAA, whole genome shotgun sequence genomic region, the following are encoded:
- the LOC103985122 gene encoding heat stress transcription factor A-3 isoform X2, giving the protein MDFGGRSASNPSQSPRLRPKMEPPGEPSRLSPPSPSVSPLPDSAAAAPSALQPDGGGGGGEGVPRPLEALQSAPIPPFLSKTYELVDDPALDAVLSWAPAGRSFVVWDPLEFARVVLPRHFKHNNFSSFVRQLNTYGFHKIDADRWEFANEDFLQGNRVLLKNINRRRSSQVHQIAMQEIMRLQQEHLITVQQMDMLKLQMQSAEQRQKQMVSFLAKVIRNPVFLVHLRQQQEQSGIASPRVIRKFLKQKPSSNTDAIGSIDQGAKNMLGFEVVAASTLQDPEHVVNKEIPDILPDFVEKLGLHASGEELIEGLDEAEVDALAPLFLDATTVSSMAKNPESHQSQIQLSITPAECFSSLSQGVETERTSFSATVPPSESMTQDLVSLVLRGKNTVSYTLDATYGASEDLISFPEDASEEKMRDKGPARDITIDQEEVWEAVTEAGQQSFGCEGNVWEDFVHDPSVLGFAAGLDVPWDPVLHVLDGNLEFDKWDNAGLCLQESGDQSASLKNDNPENMQQ; this is encoded by the exons ATGGATTTCGGGGGCCGCTCCGCTTCCAACCCCTCCCAATCCCCGCGATTGCGGCCGAAGATGGAACCACCAGGTGAACCTTCGCGCCTCTCGCCGCCATCCCCTTCGGTTTCCCCCTTGCCCGACTCCGCCGCTGCAGCTCCTTCCGCCTTGCAGCCAGATGGCGGAGGTGGCGGCGGGGAGGGAGTCCCCAGGCCGCTCGAAGCGCTTCAGTCTGCCCCCATCCCGCCCTTCCTCTCCAAGACCTACGAGCTCGTTGATGACCCCGCCCTCGACGCGGTCCTTTCGTGGGCCCCGGCCGGCCGGAGCTTCGTGGTGTGGGATCCCTTGGAGTTCGCCCGTGTGGTCCTCCCCCGGCACTTCAAGCATAACAACTTCTCGAGCTTCGTCCGCCAACTCAATACTTAC GGTTTTCACAAGATTGATGCTGATAGATGGGAATTTGCGAATGAAGATTTTTTACAAGGAAATAGAGTTTTGTTGAAAAACATTAACAGGCGCAGGTCATCTCAGGTCCACCAAATTGCCATGCAA GAGATCATGAGATTGCAGCAGGAACACCTCATAACAGTCCAACAGATGGATATGCTCAAACTGCAGATGCAATCAGCAGAACAGAGGCAGAAGCAAATGGTTTCTTTCTTGGCAAAGGTAATTCGAAACCCAGTCTTCTTGGTTCATCTTAGACAGCAGCAGGAGCAGAGTGGCATTGCTTCTCCGAGGGTGATAAGAAAGTTTCTTAAACAAAAACCATCGAGCAACACTGATGCAATTGGATCCATCGACCAAGGTGCGAAGAATATGCTTGGTTTTGAAGTTGTTGCTGCTTCTACATTGCAAGACCCTGAACATGTTGTGAACAAAGAAATTCCAGATATTTTGCCAGATTTTGTTGAGAAACTCGGACTTCATGCAAGTGGAGAAGAACTTATTGAAGGCTTAGATGAAGCTGAAGTTGATGCATTGGCCCCACTGTTTCTGGATGCTACCACTGTTTCATCAATGGCCAAGAATCCTGAGAGCCATCAGAGTCAGATTCAACTTAGCATCACTCCTGCTGAATGTTTTTCATCTCTCTCTCAGGGTGTTGAAACAGAGAGAACTTCTTTCAGTGCTACTGTCCCTCCAAGCGAGAGTATGACGCAAGATCTGGTTAGTCTTGTCTTAAGGGGAAAGAACACCGTTAGTTACACTTTGGATGCCACCTACGGTGCGTCCGAGGATCTCATATCATTCCCTGAAGATGCTTCCGAGGAGAAAATGAGGGACAAAGGACCAGCGAGGGATATTACCATCGACCAGGAAGAAGTATGGGAAGCAGTCACTGAGGCTGGACAACAATCTTTTGGTTGCGAAGGAAATGTCTGGGAGGACTTTGTTCATGATCCCAGTGTGCTGGGTTTTGCTGCTGGACTTGATGTGCCATGGGATCCTGTTTTGCATGTTTTGGATGGAAACTTGGAGTTTGATAAGTGGGACAATGCTGGCTTGTGTTTGCAGGAGTCTGGAGATCAATCTGCATCCTTGAAGAATGATAATCCTGAAAACATGCAACAATAG
- the LOC103985122 gene encoding heat stress transcription factor A-2b isoform X1, with the protein MDFGGRSASNPSQSPRLRPKMEPPGEPSRLSPPSPSVSPLPDSAAAAPSALQPDGGGGGGEGVPRPLEALQSAPIPPFLSKTYELVDDPALDAVLSWAPAGRSFVVWDPLEFARVVLPRHFKHNNFSSFVRQLNTYGFHKIDADRWEFANEDFLQGNRVLLKNINRRRSSQVHQIAMQVSLSAEPENSGLEGEIHMLKSDRSALMQEIMRLQQEHLITVQQMDMLKLQMQSAEQRQKQMVSFLAKVIRNPVFLVHLRQQQEQSGIASPRVIRKFLKQKPSSNTDAIGSIDQGAKNMLGFEVVAASTLQDPEHVVNKEIPDILPDFVEKLGLHASGEELIEGLDEAEVDALAPLFLDATTVSSMAKNPESHQSQIQLSITPAECFSSLSQGVETERTSFSATVPPSESMTQDLVSLVLRGKNTVSYTLDATYGASEDLISFPEDASEEKMRDKGPARDITIDQEEVWEAVTEAGQQSFGCEGNVWEDFVHDPSVLGFAAGLDVPWDPVLHVLDGNLEFDKWDNAGLCLQESGDQSASLKNDNPENMQQ; encoded by the exons ATGGATTTCGGGGGCCGCTCCGCTTCCAACCCCTCCCAATCCCCGCGATTGCGGCCGAAGATGGAACCACCAGGTGAACCTTCGCGCCTCTCGCCGCCATCCCCTTCGGTTTCCCCCTTGCCCGACTCCGCCGCTGCAGCTCCTTCCGCCTTGCAGCCAGATGGCGGAGGTGGCGGCGGGGAGGGAGTCCCCAGGCCGCTCGAAGCGCTTCAGTCTGCCCCCATCCCGCCCTTCCTCTCCAAGACCTACGAGCTCGTTGATGACCCCGCCCTCGACGCGGTCCTTTCGTGGGCCCCGGCCGGCCGGAGCTTCGTGGTGTGGGATCCCTTGGAGTTCGCCCGTGTGGTCCTCCCCCGGCACTTCAAGCATAACAACTTCTCGAGCTTCGTCCGCCAACTCAATACTTAC GGTTTTCACAAGATTGATGCTGATAGATGGGAATTTGCGAATGAAGATTTTTTACAAGGAAATAGAGTTTTGTTGAAAAACATTAACAGGCGCAGGTCATCTCAGGTCCACCAAATTGCCATGCAAGTAAGCTTGTCAGCCGAACCGGAGAACTCTGGATTGGAAGGTGAAATCCACATGCTTAAAAGTGATAGGAGTGCTCTGATGCAGGAGATCATGAGATTGCAGCAGGAACACCTCATAACAGTCCAACAGATGGATATGCTCAAACTGCAGATGCAATCAGCAGAACAGAGGCAGAAGCAAATGGTTTCTTTCTTGGCAAAGGTAATTCGAAACCCAGTCTTCTTGGTTCATCTTAGACAGCAGCAGGAGCAGAGTGGCATTGCTTCTCCGAGGGTGATAAGAAAGTTTCTTAAACAAAAACCATCGAGCAACACTGATGCAATTGGATCCATCGACCAAGGTGCGAAGAATATGCTTGGTTTTGAAGTTGTTGCTGCTTCTACATTGCAAGACCCTGAACATGTTGTGAACAAAGAAATTCCAGATATTTTGCCAGATTTTGTTGAGAAACTCGGACTTCATGCAAGTGGAGAAGAACTTATTGAAGGCTTAGATGAAGCTGAAGTTGATGCATTGGCCCCACTGTTTCTGGATGCTACCACTGTTTCATCAATGGCCAAGAATCCTGAGAGCCATCAGAGTCAGATTCAACTTAGCATCACTCCTGCTGAATGTTTTTCATCTCTCTCTCAGGGTGTTGAAACAGAGAGAACTTCTTTCAGTGCTACTGTCCCTCCAAGCGAGAGTATGACGCAAGATCTGGTTAGTCTTGTCTTAAGGGGAAAGAACACCGTTAGTTACACTTTGGATGCCACCTACGGTGCGTCCGAGGATCTCATATCATTCCCTGAAGATGCTTCCGAGGAGAAAATGAGGGACAAAGGACCAGCGAGGGATATTACCATCGACCAGGAAGAAGTATGGGAAGCAGTCACTGAGGCTGGACAACAATCTTTTGGTTGCGAAGGAAATGTCTGGGAGGACTTTGTTCATGATCCCAGTGTGCTGGGTTTTGCTGCTGGACTTGATGTGCCATGGGATCCTGTTTTGCATGTTTTGGATGGAAACTTGGAGTTTGATAAGTGGGACAATGCTGGCTTGTGTTTGCAGGAGTCTGGAGATCAATCTGCATCCTTGAAGAATGATAATCCTGAAAACATGCAACAATAG
- the LOC103985123 gene encoding peroxiredoxin-2E-1, chloroplastic translates to MRRTRVIPPLTEMAASLTEAGAKFVAPASRSSVVVRLRPFVAIRVPRILPHATSTLRLRPAAFPRCFASAPAAVASSTTISVGDKLPDATLSYFGPDEEIKTVTVSELTKGKRAVLVAVPGAFTPTCTQKHLPGFVEKAGELRAGGVDTIACVSVNDVFVMRAWKEDLKIGDEVLLLSDGNGDFTRALGVELDLRDKPAGLGVRSRRYAMLVEDGVVKVLNLEEGGAFTFSGADDMLKAL, encoded by the coding sequence ATGCGTCGTACTCGGGTGATTCCACCGCTCACGGAGATGGCAGCTTCTCTCACCGAAGCCGGCGCCAAGTTCGTCGCCCCCGCCTCCCGCTCCTCCGTCGTCGTCCGCCTCCGCCCCTTCGTCGCCATCCGCGTGCCCCGCATCCTCCCCCATGCCACTTCCACCCTCCGGCTCCGGCCCGCCGCCTTCCCTCGGTGCTTCGCTTCGGCACCCGCCGCCGTTGCCTCCTCGACCACCATCTCCGTCGGCGACAAGCTCCCCGACGCCACCCTCTCCTACTTCGGCCCCGACGAGGAGATCAAGACCGTCACCGTCTCGGAGCTCACCAAGGGCAAGAGAGCCGTGCTCGTCGCCGTCCCGGGGGCCTTCACCCCGACGTGCACCCAGAAGCACCTCCCCGGCTTCGTGGAGAAGGCCGGGGAGCTGCGCGCCGGGGGCGTGGACACCATCGCTTGCGTCTCCGTCAACGACGTCTTCGTGATGCGGGCGTGGAAGGAGGACCTCAAGATCGGGGACGAGGTGCTGCTGCTCTCCGATGGCAACGGGGACTTCACCAGGGCCCTCGGCGTTGAGCTCGACCTGCGGGACAAACCCGCGGGCCTGGGCGTCCGGTCCCGGCGCTACGCGATGCTGGTGGAGGACGGCGTCGTCAAAGTCCTCAACTTGGAAGAGGGCGGCGCCTTTACCTTCAGCGGCGCGGACGACATGCTGAAAGCCCTCTAA
- the LOC103985122 gene encoding heat stress transcription factor A-3 isoform X3, whose translation MDFGGRSASNPSQSPRLRPKMEPPGEPSRLSPPSPSVSPLPDSAAAAPSALQPDGGGGGGEGVPRPLEALQSAPIPPFLSKTYELVDDPALDAVLSWAPAGRSFVVWDPLEFARVVLPRHFKHNNFSSFVRQLNTYGFHKIDADRWEFANEDFLQGNRVLLKNINRRRSSQVHQIAMQVSLSAEPENSGLEGEIHMLKSDRSALMQEIMRLQQEHLITVQQMDMLKLQMQSAEQRQKQMVSFLAKVIRNPVFLVHLRQQQEQSGIASPRVIRKFLKQKPSSNTDAIGSIDQDILPDFVEKLGLHASGEELIEGLDEAEVDALAPLFLDATTVSSMAKNPESHQSQIQLSITPAECFSSLSQGVETERTSFSATVPPSESMTQDLVSLVLRGKNTVSYTLDATYGASEDLISFPEDASEEKMRDKGPARDITIDQEEVWEAVTEAGQQSFGCEGNVWEDFVHDPSVLGFAAGLDVPWDPVLHVLDGNLEFDKWDNAGLCLQESGDQSASLKNDNPENMQQ comes from the exons ATGGATTTCGGGGGCCGCTCCGCTTCCAACCCCTCCCAATCCCCGCGATTGCGGCCGAAGATGGAACCACCAGGTGAACCTTCGCGCCTCTCGCCGCCATCCCCTTCGGTTTCCCCCTTGCCCGACTCCGCCGCTGCAGCTCCTTCCGCCTTGCAGCCAGATGGCGGAGGTGGCGGCGGGGAGGGAGTCCCCAGGCCGCTCGAAGCGCTTCAGTCTGCCCCCATCCCGCCCTTCCTCTCCAAGACCTACGAGCTCGTTGATGACCCCGCCCTCGACGCGGTCCTTTCGTGGGCCCCGGCCGGCCGGAGCTTCGTGGTGTGGGATCCCTTGGAGTTCGCCCGTGTGGTCCTCCCCCGGCACTTCAAGCATAACAACTTCTCGAGCTTCGTCCGCCAACTCAATACTTAC GGTTTTCACAAGATTGATGCTGATAGATGGGAATTTGCGAATGAAGATTTTTTACAAGGAAATAGAGTTTTGTTGAAAAACATTAACAGGCGCAGGTCATCTCAGGTCCACCAAATTGCCATGCAAGTAAGCTTGTCAGCCGAACCGGAGAACTCTGGATTGGAAGGTGAAATCCACATGCTTAAAAGTGATAGGAGTGCTCTGATGCAGGAGATCATGAGATTGCAGCAGGAACACCTCATAACAGTCCAACAGATGGATATGCTCAAACTGCAGATGCAATCAGCAGAACAGAGGCAGAAGCAAATGGTTTCTTTCTTGGCAAAGGTAATTCGAAACCCAGTCTTCTTGGTTCATCTTAGACAGCAGCAGGAGCAGAGTGGCATTGCTTCTCCGAGGGTGATAAGAAAGTTTCTTAAACAAAAACCATCGAGCAACACTGATGCAATTGGATCCATCGACCAAG ATATTTTGCCAGATTTTGTTGAGAAACTCGGACTTCATGCAAGTGGAGAAGAACTTATTGAAGGCTTAGATGAAGCTGAAGTTGATGCATTGGCCCCACTGTTTCTGGATGCTACCACTGTTTCATCAATGGCCAAGAATCCTGAGAGCCATCAGAGTCAGATTCAACTTAGCATCACTCCTGCTGAATGTTTTTCATCTCTCTCTCAGGGTGTTGAAACAGAGAGAACTTCTTTCAGTGCTACTGTCCCTCCAAGCGAGAGTATGACGCAAGATCTGGTTAGTCTTGTCTTAAGGGGAAAGAACACCGTTAGTTACACTTTGGATGCCACCTACGGTGCGTCCGAGGATCTCATATCATTCCCTGAAGATGCTTCCGAGGAGAAAATGAGGGACAAAGGACCAGCGAGGGATATTACCATCGACCAGGAAGAAGTATGGGAAGCAGTCACTGAGGCTGGACAACAATCTTTTGGTTGCGAAGGAAATGTCTGGGAGGACTTTGTTCATGATCCCAGTGTGCTGGGTTTTGCTGCTGGACTTGATGTGCCATGGGATCCTGTTTTGCATGTTTTGGATGGAAACTTGGAGTTTGATAAGTGGGACAATGCTGGCTTGTGTTTGCAGGAGTCTGGAGATCAATCTGCATCCTTGAAGAATGATAATCCTGAAAACATGCAACAATAG